A genome region from Bufo gargarizans isolate SCDJY-AF-19 chromosome 2, ASM1485885v1, whole genome shotgun sequence includes the following:
- the NEFL gene encoding neurofilament light polypeptide yields the protein MSSYSYEPYYSSSYKRRVVESSPRLHVRTTYGSPSRSSYSSSALSSVRRSYAASSSLLAGADSMDLSQVAAMSSDLKVVRTQEKAQLQDLNDRFASFIERVHELEKRNKVLEAELHILRQKHSEPSRLRDLYEQEARELRLAHEDAVADRQGLRQQRERLEEALRQLQGRYEEEALSREDAEARLLEVRKEADMTSLARVELEKRMDSLLDEIAFLKKVHEEELAQLQSQIEYAQISLEVDVSKPDLSSALRDIRAQYEKLAAKNMQSAEEWFKSRFTVLTQSAARNTDAVRSAKDEVSENRRLLKSKALEIDACRGVNEALQRQIQELDDKQAGEIADMQDGISKLEEELRNTKSEMARYLKEYQDLLNVKMALDIEIAAYRKLLEGEETRLSFSGVGAITSGYTQSTPIFGRSAYNLQSSSYISTRSFPTYYASHVQEEQLDVEETIESSRAEEAKAEPPEEEEEETAEEGGEEAEGEGEGEEEEEEGKEAEEEGEEEATEEETPKKK from the exons ATGAGCTCCTACAGCTACGAGCCGTACTACAGCTCCTCGTACAAGCGCCGGGTGGTGGAGAGCTCCCCGCGGCTGCACGTCCGCACCACCTACGGCTCCCCGAGCAGGAGCAGCTACTCGTCGTCCGCCCTGTCCTCGGTGCGCCGCAGCTATGCCGCCTCCTCCAGCCTGCTGGCCGGCGCCGACTCCATGGACCTGTCGCAGGTGGCGGCCATGAGCAGCGACCTGAAGGTGGTGCGCACCCAGGAgaaggcgcagctgcaggacctcAACGACCGCTTCGCCAGCTTCATCGAGCGGGTGCACGAGCTGGAGAAGCGCAACAAGGTGCTGGAAGCCGAGCTGCACATCCTGCGCCAGAAGCACAGCGAGCCGTCCCGACTGCGCGACCTCTACGAGCAGGAGGCGCGGGAGCTGCGCCTGGCGCACGAGGACGCGGTGGCCGACCGCCAGGGCCTGCGCCAGCAGCGCGAGCGACTGGAAGAGGCGCTGCGGCAGCTGCAAGGGCGCTACGAGGAAGAGGCGCTGAGCCGGGAGGACGCCGAGGCCAGGCTGCTGGAGGTGAGGAAGGAGGCGGACATGACCTCCCTGGCCAGGGTAGAGCTGGAGAAGAGGATGGACAGCCTGCTGGACGAGATCGCCTTCCTCAAGAAGGTCCACGAGGAGGAACTGGCGCAGCTTCAGTCGCAGATCGAGTACGCCCAAATCTCGCTGGAGGTGGACGTCTCCAAACCGGACCTCAGCTCTGCCCTGCGCGACATCCGGGCCCAGTACGAGAAGCTGGCCGCCAAGAACATGCAGTCCGCGGAGGAGTGGTTCAAGTCCCGCTTTACGGTGCTGACGCAAAGCGCTGCGCGCAATACCGACGCCGTGCGGTCCGCCAAGGACGAGGTGTCGGAGAACCGGCGGCTGCTCAAATCCAAAGCCCTGGAGATTGATGCCTGCAGGGGAGTGAACGAAGCTCTGCAGAGGCAGATCCAGGAGCTCGACGACAAGCAGGCGGGGGAGATCGCCGACATGCAG GATGGCATTAGCAAGCTAGAGGAAGAGCTGAGGAATACAAAGAGTGAGATGGCACGATACCTGAAAGAGTACCAGGACCTGCTGAACGTCAAGATGGCGCTGGACATAGAGATTGCTGCCTACAG AAAGTTACTTGAGGGTGAGGAGACCAGGCTGAGCTTCTCCGGGGTTGGGGCCATCACCAGTGGATATACACAAAGTACCCCCATATTTGGCCGCTCGGCATACAACCTGCAGAGCAGTTCCTACATCTCCACCCGCTCCTTCCCCACCTACTACGCCAGTCATGTCCAAGAAGAACAGCTCGATGTAGAAGAGACCATCGAGTCCTCCAGAGCCGAAGAAGCCAAAGCAGAACctccagaggaagaagaagaagaaactgCTGAGGAGGGAGGAGAGGAGGCAGAAGGAGAAG gtgaaggagaagaagaggaagaagaaggtaaagaggcagaggaagaaggGGAAGAGGAAGCCACAGAGGAAGAAAccccaaagaaaaaataa